The Neofelis nebulosa isolate mNeoNeb1 chromosome X, mNeoNeb1.pri, whole genome shotgun sequence genome has a segment encoding these proteins:
- the EOLA2 gene encoding protein EOLA2 isoform X2 produces the protein MKFGCLSFRQPYAGFVLNGVKTLETRWRPLLSSHRNRTIAIHIAHRDWEDTAWRELLAERLGMTPAQIQALLLEGEKYGRGVIAGLVDIGETVQCPEDLAPDEVVALENQAVLTSLKQKYLTVLSNPRWLLEPIPRKGGKDIFQVDIPEHLMPLGQDAWRVRKVTEKPAKS, from the exons ATGAAGTTCGGCTGCCTCTCCTTCCGGCAGCCTTATGCAGGTTTTGTCTTAAACGGGGTCAAGACCCTGGAGACGCGTTGGCGTCCTCTGCTGAGCAGCCACCGGAACCGTACCATCGCCATCCACATTGCTCACAGGGACTGGGAAGACACCGCATGGAGGGAGCTGCTGGCGGAGAGGCTTGGAATGACCCCTGCTCAGATTCAGGCTTTGCTTCTGGAAGGGGAAAAGTATGGCCGTGGCGTGATCGCTG GGCTTGTTGACATTGGGGAAACTGTACAGTGCCCAGAGGACTTAGCCCCTGATGAGGTTGTGGCGCTGGAGAATCAAGCTGTGCTGACCAGCCTGAAGCAGAAGTACCTCACCGTGCTTTCAAACCCCAGGTGGTTACTGGAGCCCATACCCAGGAAAGGCGGAAAGGATATCTTCCAGGTAGACATCCCAGAGCACCTGATGCCCTTGGGGCAGGACGCCTGGCGAGTGCGGAAGGTTACCGAGAAACCGGCTAAATCGTGA
- the EOLA2 gene encoding protein EOLA2 isoform X1 encodes MKFGCLSFRQPYAGFVLNGVKTLETRWRPLLSSHRNRTIAIHIAHRDWEDTAWRELLAERLGMTPAQIQALLLEGEKYGRGVIAGGPWFLEGKTIVCFSLCSGLVDIGETVQCPEDLAPDEVVALENQAVLTSLKQKYLTVLSNPRWLLEPIPRKGGKDIFQVDIPEHLMPLGQDAWRVRKVTEKPAKS; translated from the exons ATGAAGTTCGGCTGCCTCTCCTTCCGGCAGCCTTATGCAGGTTTTGTCTTAAACGGGGTCAAGACCCTGGAGACGCGTTGGCGTCCTCTGCTGAGCAGCCACCGGAACCGTACCATCGCCATCCACATTGCTCACAGGGACTGGGAAGACACCGCATGGAGGGAGCTGCTGGCGGAGAGGCTTGGAATGACCCCTGCTCAGATTCAGGCTTTGCTTCTGGAAGGGGAAAAGTATGGCCGTGGCGTGATCGCTG GCGGGCCTTGGTTTCTGGAAGGAAAAACCATCGTGTGCTTCTCTTTGTGCTCAGGGCTTGTTGACATTGGGGAAACTGTACAGTGCCCAGAGGACTTAGCCCCTGATGAGGTTGTGGCGCTGGAGAATCAAGCTGTGCTGACCAGCCTGAAGCAGAAGTACCTCACCGTGCTTTCAAACCCCAGGTGGTTACTGGAGCCCATACCCAGGAAAGGCGGAAAGGATATCTTCCAGGTAGACATCCCAGAGCACCTGATGCCCTTGGGGCAGGACGCCTGGCGAGTGCGGAAGGTTACCGAGAAACCGGCTAAATCGTGA